In Anopheles gambiae chromosome 2, idAnoGambNW_F1_1, whole genome shotgun sequence, a single window of DNA contains:
- the LOC133391979 gene encoding uncharacterized protein LOC133391979 produces the protein MLQGCRMGRGDSGKAIPNLLYYRWDQASLHGINSSCEGCLKPNLHTHALDRLATRIPDGVGTPNATPVQGGHPFHFVDDRYRHLSARQMMPLQMNVEGATNKIQIYREHGGSRQEHDGRVTRLHLWTH, from the exons ATGTTGCAAGGATGCCGAATGGGCCGTGGCGATTCCGGCAAAGCCATCCCGAATCTCCTGTATTACCGGTGGGACCAAGCTAGCCTTCatggcatcaacagcagctgtGAGGGCTGCCTGAAACCCAACCTGCATACCCATGCCCTTGATCGCCTTGCTACGCGGATTCCCGATGGCGTTGGTACACCCAATGCAACTCCAGTGCAGGGAGGCCATCCGTTTCACTTCGTCGATGACCGATACAGGCACCTTAGTGCACGCCAGATG ATGCCACTGCAGATGAACGTCGAAGGAGCCACAAATAAAATCCAAATATATCGCGAACACGGTGGTTCTCGTCAGGAACACGATGGCAGGGTCACGAGACTACACTTATGGACACACTAA